A single region of the Streptomyces sp. ITFR-16 genome encodes:
- the aroQ gene encoding type II 3-dehydroquinate dehydratase produces the protein MTRRVLVLNGPNLGRLGSREPDVYGATSYAGLVETCRTLGKELGFDVDVRETNDEGELIRWLHEAADGSIPVVLNPGAFTHYSYGMRDAAAQRTAPLIEVHISNPYAREEFRHTSVVAPVATGTVAGFGIGSYRLALRALADELTD, from the coding sequence GTGACCCGCCGGGTCCTCGTGCTCAACGGCCCCAACCTCGGCCGGCTGGGCTCGCGCGAGCCCGACGTCTACGGCGCCACCTCCTACGCCGGGCTCGTCGAGACCTGCCGCACCCTCGGCAAGGAGCTCGGCTTCGACGTCGACGTCCGGGAGACCAACGACGAGGGGGAGCTGATCCGCTGGCTCCACGAAGCCGCGGACGGTTCAATTCCGGTCGTTCTCAACCCGGGCGCCTTCACGCACTACTCGTACGGGATGCGGGACGCGGCCGCCCAGCGCACCGCCCCGCTGATCGAGGTGCACATCTCGAACCCGTACGCACGGGAGGAATTCCGCCACACCTCGGTGGTCGCCCCGGTCGCCACCGGTACCGTGGCCGGATTCGGCATCGGGTCCTACCGTCTCGCCCTGCGCGCGCTCGCGGACGAACTCACGGACTGA
- the nusB gene encoding transcription antitermination factor NusB, protein MAARNTARKRAFQILFEADQRGESVQTVLADWVRHSRSDTRQPPVTEYTMELVEGYAQYADRIDDLIVTYAVDWEIDRMPVVDRNILRLGAYELIWVDATPDAVVIDEAVQIAKEFSTDDSPSFVNGLLARFKDLKPNLRREQ, encoded by the coding sequence GTGGCTGCCCGGAATACGGCCCGCAAGCGCGCCTTCCAGATTCTCTTCGAGGCCGACCAGCGCGGTGAGTCCGTGCAGACGGTCCTCGCGGACTGGGTACGCCACTCGCGGTCCGACACCCGTCAGCCGCCGGTCACCGAGTACACGATGGAGCTCGTCGAGGGGTACGCGCAGTACGCGGACCGCATCGACGACCTCATCGTCACCTATGCCGTGGACTGGGAGATCGACCGCATGCCGGTCGTCGACCGGAACATCCTGCGGCTCGGTGCGTACGAGCTGATCTGGGTGGACGCGACCCCGGACGCGGTGGTGATCGACGAGGCGGTCCAGATCGCCAAGGAGTTCTCCACCGATGACTCCCCGTCCTTCGTGAACGGCCTGCTGGCCCGTTTCAAGGACCTCAAGCCGAACCTTCGCCGGGAGCAGTAG
- a CDS encoding Pro-rich N-terminal domain-containing protein produces the protein MQHAVGAPLPPPQGPGNGPVGWSHQAQHPGPPVPPPAGPPAHPGPPPAAPPAQQGGQGWSGPAPHQAPAPVSRETTGHIQLPPGGPVPLPAPPAEPGTGAATLAVLLIGPAGAGKTTVAKLWASRRRVPTAHVSLDDVREWVCSGFADPQAGWNDQSEAQYRLARRTCGFAARNFLANGISCILDDAVFPDRPVVGLGGWKRHVGPGLLPVVLLPGLEIVLERNAARSGNRRLSDEEVARIHGRMAGWYGSGLPIIDNSTYDVETTARVLDDILARSLASPPAW, from the coding sequence ATGCAGCACGCAGTGGGGGCCCCGCTGCCGCCGCCCCAGGGACCCGGAAACGGACCCGTCGGCTGGTCGCACCAGGCCCAGCACCCCGGCCCGCCGGTCCCGCCGCCGGCCGGCCCGCCCGCCCACCCCGGTCCGCCGCCCGCCGCACCCCCCGCCCAGCAGGGCGGCCAGGGCTGGAGCGGACCCGCGCCGCACCAGGCGCCCGCACCCGTCTCCCGCGAGACCACCGGGCACATCCAGCTGCCGCCCGGCGGGCCCGTGCCGCTGCCGGCGCCGCCCGCCGAGCCCGGCACCGGCGCCGCGACCCTGGCCGTGCTCCTGATCGGCCCGGCAGGCGCCGGGAAGACCACCGTGGCCAAGCTGTGGGCCAGCCGCCGCCGGGTCCCCACCGCCCATGTCAGCCTCGACGACGTCCGCGAGTGGGTCTGCTCCGGCTTCGCCGACCCCCAGGCGGGGTGGAACGACCAGTCCGAGGCCCAGTACCGGCTGGCCCGCCGCACCTGCGGCTTCGCCGCCCGTAACTTCCTGGCCAACGGGATCTCCTGCATCCTCGACGACGCGGTCTTTCCCGACCGGCCCGTCGTCGGCCTCGGCGGCTGGAAGCGGCACGTCGGCCCCGGTCTGCTGCCGGTCGTCCTGCTGCCGGGCCTGGAGATCGTCCTGGAGCGCAACGCCGCCCGCAGCGGCAACCGCAGGCTCTCCGACGAGGAGGTCGCCCGGATCCACGGCCGCATGGCCGGCTGGTACGGCTCGGGCCTCCCGATCATCGACAACTCCACGTACGACGTGGAGACCACCGCCCGGGTCCTGGACGACATACTCGCCCGCTCCCTGGCCAGCCCGCCGGCCTGGTGA
- the pyrR gene encoding bifunctional pyr operon transcriptional regulator/uracil phosphoribosyltransferase PyrR — translation MDAQHDATGNAARPVLEAPDIARVLTRIAHEIVERAKGADDVVLLGIPTRGVFLARRLADKLEEITGRTIPVGSLDITMYRDDLRLRPARALARTEIPGEGIEGRLVVLVDDVLFSGRTIRAALDALGDIGRPRAVQLAVLVDRGHRELPIRADYVGKNLPTSLRETVKVQLAEEDGRDAVLLGVGQATPAVER, via the coding sequence ATGGACGCACAGCACGACGCCACCGGCAATGCGGCACGCCCCGTTCTCGAGGCTCCCGACATCGCCCGGGTTCTCACCCGCATCGCCCACGAGATCGTCGAACGCGCCAAGGGCGCCGACGACGTGGTGCTCCTCGGCATCCCCACGCGCGGCGTCTTCCTCGCCCGCCGGCTCGCCGACAAGCTCGAGGAGATCACCGGCCGCACGATCCCGGTCGGCTCCCTCGACATCACCATGTACCGGGACGACCTGAGGCTGCGCCCCGCGCGCGCCCTGGCCCGCACGGAGATCCCCGGCGAGGGGATCGAGGGCCGGCTCGTCGTCCTCGTCGACGACGTCCTCTTCTCCGGCCGCACGATCCGCGCCGCGCTCGACGCGCTGGGCGACATCGGCCGGCCCCGCGCGGTGCAGCTGGCGGTCCTCGTCGACCGCGGGCACCGCGAACTCCCGATCCGGGCCGACTACGTCGGCAAGAACCTCCCCACGTCGCTGCGGGAGACGGTCAAGGTCCAGCTCGCCGAGGAGGACGGCCGCGACGCCGTGCTGCTCGGGGTCGGGCAGGCCACCCCGGCGGTAGAGCGGTAG
- the bldD gene encoding transcriptional regulator BldD, translating to MSSEYAKQLGAKLRAIRTQQGLSLHGVEEKSQGRWKAVVVGSYERGDRAVTVQRLAELADFYGVPVQELLPGTTPGGAAEPPPKLVLQLERLAHVPPEKAGPLQRYAATIQSQRGDYNGKVLSIRQDDLRTLAVIYDQSPSVLTEQLISWGVLDADARRAVGHDEG from the coding sequence ATGTCCAGCGAATACGCAAAACAGCTCGGGGCCAAGCTCCGTGCCATCCGCACCCAGCAGGGCCTCTCACTCCATGGCGTGGAGGAGAAGTCCCAGGGCCGCTGGAAGGCCGTCGTGGTCGGTTCGTACGAGCGCGGCGACCGTGCCGTGACCGTGCAGCGCCTTGCCGAGCTGGCGGACTTCTACGGGGTCCCGGTGCAGGAGCTCCTGCCCGGTACGACGCCCGGCGGGGCCGCCGAGCCGCCGCCGAAGCTCGTGCTCCAGCTCGAGCGCCTGGCCCATGTCCCGCCGGAGAAGGCCGGACCCCTCCAGCGCTACGCGGCGACGATCCAGAGCCAGCGCGGCGACTACAACGGCAAGGTGCTGTCGATCCGCCAGGACGACCTGCGCACCCTGGCCGTGATCTACGACCAGTCGCCGTCCGTCCTCACGGAACAGCTGATCAGCTGGGGCGTGCTGGACGCCGACGCACGCCGCGCCGTCGGCCACGACGAAGGCTGA
- the aroC gene encoding chorismate synthase, with translation MSRLRWLTAGESHGPALVATLEGLPAGVPVTTEMVADALARRRLGYGRGARMKFEKDEVTFLGGVRHGLTMGSPVAVMVGNTEWPKWEQVMSADPVDPEVLAAQARNAPLTRPRPGHADLAGMQKYGFDEARPVLERASARETAARVALGAVARSYLKETAGIEIVSHVVELAAAKAPYGVYPVPSDVDRLDADPVRCLDADASKRMVAEIDQAHKDGDTLGGVVEVLAYGVPVGLGSHVHWDRRLDARLAAALMGIQAIKGVEVGDGFDLARVPGSKAHDEILVTEDGIKRASGRSGGTEGGLTTGELLRVRAAMKPIATVPRALATVDVVTGEPAKAHHQRSDVCAVPAAGIVAEAMVALVLADAVAEKFGGDSVPETHRNVQSYLDHLQIR, from the coding sequence TTGAGCAGGTTGCGCTGGCTGACCGCGGGGGAGTCGCACGGCCCCGCACTGGTGGCGACGCTGGAGGGTCTTCCCGCCGGTGTCCCGGTCACCACGGAGATGGTGGCGGACGCGCTCGCCCGGCGGCGGCTCGGTTACGGCCGCGGTGCGCGGATGAAGTTCGAGAAGGACGAGGTCACCTTCCTCGGCGGTGTCCGGCACGGGCTGACCATGGGGTCCCCGGTCGCCGTGATGGTGGGCAACACCGAATGGCCCAAGTGGGAGCAGGTCATGTCGGCCGACCCGGTCGACCCCGAGGTACTGGCCGCCCAGGCCCGCAACGCCCCGCTGACCCGTCCCCGGCCCGGCCACGCCGACCTCGCCGGCATGCAGAAGTACGGCTTCGACGAGGCCCGGCCGGTCCTGGAGCGCGCCAGCGCCCGGGAGACCGCCGCGCGCGTCGCGCTCGGAGCCGTCGCCCGGTCGTACCTCAAGGAGACCGCCGGCATCGAGATCGTCAGTCACGTCGTCGAGCTGGCCGCGGCCAAGGCGCCCTACGGCGTCTACCCCGTCCCCTCCGACGTCGACAGGCTCGACGCCGACCCGGTGCGCTGCCTCGACGCCGACGCGAGCAAGCGGATGGTCGCCGAGATCGACCAGGCCCACAAGGACGGCGACACGCTCGGCGGCGTGGTCGAGGTGCTCGCGTACGGGGTGCCGGTCGGCCTCGGCTCGCACGTGCACTGGGACCGCCGCCTCGACGCCCGGCTCGCCGCCGCGCTCATGGGCATCCAGGCCATCAAGGGCGTCGAGGTCGGCGACGGCTTCGACCTCGCCCGCGTACCGGGGTCCAAGGCGCACGACGAGATTCTGGTGACCGAGGACGGCATCAAGCGCGCCTCCGGCCGCTCCGGCGGCACCGAGGGCGGGCTGACCACCGGTGAGCTGCTGCGCGTCCGCGCCGCCATGAAGCCGATCGCCACCGTGCCCCGCGCCCTGGCCACCGTCGACGTGGTCACCGGCGAACCCGCCAAGGCACACCACCAGCGCTCCGATGTCTGCGCCGTTCCGGCGGCCGGCATCGTCGCCGAGGCGATGGTCGCGCTGGTCCTCGCCGACGCCGTCGCGGAGAAGTTCGGCGGCGACAGCGTGCCCGAGACCCACCGCAACGTGCAGTCGTACCTCGACCACCTGCAGATCCGATGA
- a CDS encoding shikimate dehydrogenase: MPSTDGRHRAAVLGSPIAHSLSPVLHRAAYAALGLGDWTYDRFEIDERALPGFVEDLDGAWAGLSLTMPLKRAIVPLLDGVSETAASVEAVNTVVFGADGRRTGDNTDVPGMAAALRERGVEKVESAAILGAGATASSALAALSGICAGPVTAYVRSAARADEMRGWGERLGVDVRIADWAEADHALTAPLVIATTPAGAADELAGAVPERPGTLFDVLYEPWPTRLAAAWADRGGAVVGGLDLLVHQAVLQVGQMTGLDAPLAVMRAAGEAALAGRTPDVSV; the protein is encoded by the coding sequence ATGCCCTCGACTGACGGGCGCCACCGCGCGGCCGTCCTCGGCTCGCCCATCGCCCACTCGCTCTCCCCCGTCCTGCACCGGGCCGCGTACGCCGCACTGGGTCTCGGCGACTGGACGTACGACCGGTTCGAGATCGACGAGCGGGCGCTGCCCGGGTTCGTCGAGGATCTGGACGGCGCGTGGGCCGGGCTGTCGCTGACCATGCCGCTCAAGCGGGCGATCGTTCCGCTGCTGGACGGGGTCAGCGAGACCGCAGCCTCGGTCGAGGCCGTGAACACCGTGGTCTTCGGCGCGGACGGCCGCCGCACCGGGGACAACACGGATGTCCCCGGCATGGCCGCCGCCCTGCGGGAACGCGGCGTCGAGAAGGTGGAGTCCGCCGCGATCCTCGGCGCCGGCGCCACCGCCTCCTCCGCGCTGGCCGCCCTGTCCGGGATCTGCGCCGGTCCCGTCACCGCGTATGTGCGCAGTGCGGCCCGCGCTGACGAGATGCGCGGCTGGGGGGAACGCCTCGGCGTCGACGTCCGGATCGCCGACTGGGCCGAGGCCGACCATGCGCTGACCGCGCCCCTCGTCATCGCGACCACCCCCGCCGGTGCCGCCGACGAGCTGGCCGGGGCCGTGCCGGAGCGGCCCGGCACGCTCTTCGACGTGCTGTACGAGCCGTGGCCCACCCGTCTCGCCGCCGCCTGGGCCGACCGCGGCGGCGCAGTCGTCGGAGGCCTCGACCTCCTGGTGCACCAAGCGGTTCTCCAGGTCGGGCAGATGACGGGGCTGGACGCCCCGCTCGCCGTCATGCGCGCCGCGGGGGAGGCGGCGCTGGCCGGGCGCACGCCGGACGTCTCCGTCTGA
- the aroB gene encoding 3-dehydroquinate synthase has protein sequence MSGPLIVLVGPMGVGKSTVGELLAARLGTGYRDTDADVVAAAGKPISEIFYDEGEDHFRALERQAVRAAVAEHGGVLSLGGGAVLDEGTRALLAGRPVVYLSMDVDEAVKRVGLNTARPLLAVNPRRQWRELMEARRHLYTEVARTVVATDERTPEEVAQAVLDALELPDAPSSGRENTRMTEQGPTRIQIAGSAGTDPYEVLIGRQLLGELPTLIGDRAKRVAVLHPEALAETGEAVRQDLADQGYEAIAIQLPNAEEAKTVEVAAYCWKALGQTGFTRTDVIVGVGGGATTDVAGFVAASWLRGVRWIAVPTTVLAMVDAAVGGKTGINTAEGKNLVGAFHPPAGVLCDLAALDSLPVNDYVSGMAEIIKAGFIADPAILDLVEADPQGARGPAGPHTSELIERAIRVKAEVVSSDLKESGLREILNYGHTLAHAIEKNERYKWRHGAAVSVGMVFAAELGRLAGRLDDATADRHRAVLESVGLPLTYRGDQWPKLLENMKVDKKSRGDLLRFIVLDGLGKPTVLEGPDPAVLLAAYGEVSA, from the coding sequence ATGAGCGGTCCGCTGATCGTCCTGGTCGGGCCGATGGGCGTCGGCAAGTCCACCGTCGGTGAACTGCTCGCCGCCCGTCTGGGCACCGGCTACCGGGACACCGACGCCGATGTCGTCGCCGCGGCGGGCAAACCGATCTCCGAGATCTTCTACGACGAGGGCGAGGACCACTTCCGCGCGCTGGAGCGGCAGGCCGTACGGGCCGCCGTCGCCGAGCACGGGGGAGTGCTCTCCCTCGGCGGCGGAGCCGTCCTCGACGAGGGGACCCGCGCACTGCTCGCCGGGCGCCCGGTCGTCTATCTCTCGATGGACGTCGACGAGGCCGTCAAGCGCGTGGGGCTCAACACCGCGCGCCCGCTGCTCGCCGTGAACCCGCGCCGGCAGTGGCGCGAGCTCATGGAGGCCCGCCGCCACCTCTACACGGAGGTGGCCCGCACGGTCGTCGCCACCGACGAGCGCACACCCGAAGAGGTCGCCCAGGCGGTCCTCGACGCACTGGAGCTGCCGGACGCACCCTCGTCCGGCCGGGAGAACACACGCATGACGGAGCAGGGACCCACCCGCATCCAGATCGCCGGCAGCGCGGGCACCGACCCGTACGAGGTGCTGATCGGCCGCCAGCTGCTCGGCGAGCTGCCCACGCTCATCGGCGACCGCGCCAAGCGCGTCGCGGTACTGCACCCCGAGGCGCTCGCGGAGACCGGTGAGGCGGTCCGCCAGGACCTCGCCGACCAGGGCTACGAGGCCATCGCGATCCAGCTGCCCAACGCCGAGGAGGCCAAGACCGTCGAGGTCGCCGCCTACTGCTGGAAGGCGCTCGGCCAGACCGGCTTCACCCGCACCGACGTCATCGTCGGTGTCGGCGGCGGAGCCACCACCGACGTCGCCGGGTTCGTCGCCGCCTCCTGGCTGCGCGGGGTGCGCTGGATCGCCGTCCCCACCACCGTGCTCGCCATGGTGGACGCCGCCGTCGGCGGCAAGACCGGCATCAACACCGCAGAGGGCAAGAACCTCGTCGGCGCCTTCCACCCGCCCGCCGGGGTGCTCTGCGACCTGGCCGCGCTGGACTCGCTGCCGGTCAACGACTACGTCTCCGGCATGGCCGAGATCATCAAGGCCGGCTTCATCGCCGACCCGGCGATCCTCGACCTCGTCGAGGCCGACCCGCAGGGCGCGCGCGGCCCGGCCGGACCGCACACCTCCGAGCTGATCGAGCGGGCCATCCGGGTCAAGGCGGAGGTCGTCTCCAGCGACCTCAAGGAGTCCGGACTGCGCGAGATCCTCAACTACGGCCACACCCTGGCCCACGCGATCGAGAAGAACGAGCGCTACAAGTGGCGCCACGGCGCCGCCGTCTCGGTCGGCATGGTCTTCGCCGCCGAGCTGGGCCGGCTCGCCGGACGCCTGGACGACGCCACGGCCGACCGGCACCGCGCGGTCCTGGAGTCCGTCGGCCTGCCGCTGACCTACCGCGGCGACCAGTGGCCCAAGCTGCTGGAGAACATGAAGGTCGACAAGAAGTCCCGCGGCGACCTGCTGCGCTTCATCGTCCTGGACGGCCTGGGCAAGCCCACCGTGCTGGAGGGCCCCGACCCGGCCGTGCTGCTGGCCGCCTACGGGGAGGTGTCCGCGTGA
- the efp gene encoding elongation factor P has product MASTNDLKNGLVLKLDGGQLWSVVEFQHVKPGKGPAFVRTKLKNVLSGKVVDKTFNAGVKVETATIDRRDMQFSYMDGEYFVFMDMDTYDQLMVDRKAVGDAANFLIEGFTASVAQHEGEVLYVELPAAVELTIQHTDPGVQGDRSTGGTKPATLETGYEIGVPLFITTGEKIKVDTRSGDYLGRVNS; this is encoded by the coding sequence GTGGCTTCCACGAACGACCTCAAGAACGGCCTGGTGCTCAAGCTCGACGGAGGCCAGCTCTGGTCCGTCGTCGAGTTCCAGCACGTCAAGCCCGGCAAGGGCCCGGCCTTCGTGCGCACCAAGCTCAAGAACGTGCTGTCCGGCAAGGTCGTCGACAAGACGTTCAACGCCGGCGTGAAGGTCGAAACGGCCACCATTGACCGGCGCGACATGCAGTTCTCGTACATGGACGGCGAGTACTTCGTCTTCATGGACATGGACACGTACGACCAGCTCATGGTCGACCGCAAGGCCGTCGGCGACGCCGCCAACTTCCTGATCGAGGGCTTCACCGCCTCCGTCGCCCAGCACGAGGGCGAGGTGCTCTACGTCGAGCTGCCGGCCGCTGTCGAGCTGACCATCCAGCACACGGACCCGGGCGTCCAGGGCGACCGTTCCACCGGTGGCACCAAGCCCGCCACGCTGGAGACCGGCTACGAGATCGGCGTCCCGCTCTTCATCACCACCGGTGAGAAGATCAAGGTCGACACCCGTTCGGGCGATTACCTCGGCCGGGTGAACAGCTAA
- the ruvX gene encoding Holliday junction resolvase RuvX has translation MTQMRRGRRLAIDVGDARIGVASCDPDGILATPVETVPGRDVPAAHRRLGQIVAEYEPIEVVVGLPRSLGGGEGPAAAKVRAFTDVLARAVAPIPVRLVDERMTTVTASQGLRASGVKSKKGRSVIDQAAAVVILQNALESERASGNPPGEAVEVVV, from the coding sequence ATGACGCAGATGCGCCGAGGTCGCCGGCTGGCGATCGATGTCGGGGACGCCCGGATCGGGGTCGCCTCGTGCGACCCCGACGGGATTCTCGCCACGCCGGTGGAGACCGTGCCGGGACGTGATGTCCCGGCCGCCCACCGGCGGCTCGGGCAGATCGTCGCGGAGTACGAGCCGATCGAGGTCGTCGTCGGACTGCCCCGCTCGCTCGGTGGCGGGGAGGGGCCGGCCGCGGCCAAGGTCCGCGCTTTCACCGATGTGCTCGCCCGTGCGGTTGCACCCATTCCGGTGCGATTGGTGGACGAGAGGATGACCACAGTGACGGCCAGTCAAGGGCTGCGCGCATCGGGCGTGAAGTCCAAAAAAGGCCGATCCGTCATTGATCAGGCTGCCGCTGTGGTGATCCTTCAGAACGCTCTGGAGTCCGAACGGGCTTCGGGCAATCCACCCGGCGAAGCCGTCGAAGTGGTTGTCTGA
- a CDS encoding aminopeptidase P family protein — protein MSEVYAVRRGLLRDRCAAVGSAAALVSRPANVRYLAGGAPPGAVLLLGPAEDVLLCPRSPTGDPADGRTDDQLRVDLLPVTGGDPVVAAADLATASGAESLAVEEHDLTVARHRAMGSVAPKLRLADLGATVEQLRIVKDEEEIGCLRIAAEITDQALGELLESILVGRTERHLALELERRLVDHGADGPAFATSVATGPNSGRGRHRPSDRRVEEGDFLSVCLGANYRGYRCEIGRTFVIGTAPADWQIELYDLVFAAQRAGREALVPGAAYRDVDRAARHLLDSAGHGEGLAPWTGHGVGLEIDEDPQLAPAAMGKLDACVPVTVEPGVHLPGRGGVRIDDTLVVRPEADGGPELLTITTKELLAL, from the coding sequence ATGTCAGAGGTGTACGCCGTCCGACGCGGGCTGCTCCGCGACCGGTGCGCCGCCGTCGGATCCGCGGCCGCCCTGGTCTCCCGCCCCGCCAATGTCCGCTACCTCGCCGGCGGAGCGCCCCCGGGCGCCGTGCTGCTGCTCGGCCCCGCCGAGGACGTCCTGCTCTGCCCGCGCTCCCCGACCGGTGACCCGGCCGACGGGCGCACCGACGACCAGCTCCGGGTGGACCTGCTGCCGGTGACCGGTGGCGATCCGGTGGTCGCCGCCGCCGATCTGGCCACGGCCAGCGGCGCGGAGTCCCTGGCCGTCGAGGAGCACGATCTGACGGTCGCCCGGCACCGGGCCATGGGCTCGGTCGCCCCGAAGCTGCGGCTGGCCGATCTGGGTGCCACGGTCGAGCAGCTGCGCATCGTCAAGGACGAGGAGGAGATCGGCTGCCTGCGGATCGCGGCCGAGATCACCGACCAGGCCCTGGGCGAGCTGCTCGAATCGATCCTGGTCGGCCGCACCGAGCGCCATCTCGCCCTGGAGCTGGAGCGGCGCCTTGTGGACCACGGCGCCGACGGGCCCGCGTTCGCGACGTCCGTCGCCACCGGCCCCAACTCCGGCCGGGGCCGTCACCGGCCCTCGGACCGACGGGTGGAGGAAGGAGATTTCCTCTCCGTCTGCCTCGGCGCCAACTACCGCGGCTACCGGTGCGAGATCGGCCGCACCTTCGTCATCGGCACGGCTCCCGCCGACTGGCAGATCGAGCTCTACGACCTGGTTTTCGCCGCTCAGAGGGCCGGACGCGAGGCCCTGGTGCCCGGCGCCGCCTACCGCGACGTGGACCGCGCGGCCCGCCACCTCCTGGACTCCGCGGGCCACGGTGAGGGGCTCGCACCCTGGACCGGGCACGGGGTGGGGCTCGAAATCGACGAGGACCCGCAGTTGGCACCCGCTGCCATGGGTAAACTGGACGCTTGTGTGCCGGTCACCGTCGAACCGGGGGTCCACCTCCCGGGCCGGGGCGGGGTCCGGATCGATGACACGCTCGTCGTGCGCCCCGAGGCGGACGGCGGACCCGAGCTACTCACCATTACGACCAAGGAGCTGCTCGCGCTCTAG
- the mltG gene encoding endolytic transglycosylase MltG, which yields MTEYGRGPGSEPWHPEDPLYGDQGWGGEQPAHGQSQYGGQQQPYAQDPYAQQQGPYQQDPYQQQQQPHDPYAQQQQQDPYAQQQAQYQQQQGYGGQQDPYAQQPPYNGGWDTGQQAAMPYEGQPVAAYGYGETNDYYGTPEAYPPPQPPGRREAAPAPDRAPDPEPNPDWDPEAQPEETHPFFTGVDEDGRKGGKDDDYDEDDDSRESRRGDGGGERRGKGKKKKGRSGCACLVVSLVLVGGLGGVGYVGYSFYKDKFGAAPDYAGSGSGSVEVEIPKGAYGYDIGNILKKAGVVKSVDAFVSAQNENPKGKSIQAGVYLLHSEMSASEAVKMMVDPKSQNLLVIPEGTRNSVVYAMVDKRLSLTKGTTESVAKSKKSDLGLPDWASKSKDIKDPLEGFLYPAAYPVTKETKPETLLKKMVSRSNEEYDKLDLAGAAKKHNLNGPWEMLTAASLVQAEGKTHDDFRKMAEVIYNRLKPTNTETNQYLQFDSSFNYLNKQSKINITLEEIRKNKDPYNTYTRQGLTPGPIGNPGNEALAAALNPTKDGWIYFVATDGERKTEFAKTYKEFLKLKEKFDALD from the coding sequence ATGACTGAGTATGGCCGGGGCCCCGGCTCCGAACCGTGGCATCCCGAGGACCCCTTGTACGGGGACCAGGGATGGGGAGGCGAGCAGCCTGCCCACGGCCAGAGTCAGTACGGCGGCCAGCAGCAGCCCTATGCGCAGGACCCGTACGCCCAGCAGCAGGGCCCCTATCAGCAGGATCCCTACCAGCAACAGCAGCAGCCGCACGACCCGTACGCGCAGCAACAGCAGCAGGACCCGTACGCCCAGCAGCAGGCGCAGTATCAGCAACAGCAGGGGTACGGGGGCCAGCAGGACCCGTACGCCCAGCAGCCCCCGTACAACGGCGGATGGGACACCGGCCAGCAGGCCGCCATGCCGTACGAGGGCCAGCCCGTCGCCGCGTACGGCTACGGCGAGACGAACGACTACTACGGCACCCCTGAGGCCTACCCGCCGCCGCAGCCCCCGGGCCGCCGCGAGGCCGCGCCCGCCCCGGACCGGGCCCCCGACCCCGAGCCGAACCCCGACTGGGACCCCGAGGCCCAGCCGGAGGAGACCCACCCGTTCTTCACCGGCGTGGACGAGGACGGCCGCAAGGGCGGCAAGGACGACGACTACGACGAGGACGACGACTCCCGCGAGTCCCGCCGGGGCGACGGGGGCGGCGAGCGCCGCGGCAAGGGCAAGAAGAAGAAGGGCCGCAGCGGCTGCGCCTGTCTGGTCGTCTCCCTCGTCCTGGTCGGCGGCCTCGGCGGAGTGGGTTACGTCGGCTACTCCTTCTACAAGGACAAGTTCGGCGCGGCCCCGGACTACGCGGGTAGCGGCTCGGGTTCGGTCGAGGTGGAGATCCCCAAGGGCGCCTACGGCTACGACATCGGCAACATCCTGAAGAAGGCCGGCGTCGTCAAGAGCGTCGACGCCTTCGTCTCCGCGCAGAACGAGAACCCCAAGGGCAAGTCGATCCAGGCCGGGGTCTACCTCCTGCACTCGGAGATGTCGGCGTCCGAGGCCGTGAAGATGATGGTCGACCCGAAGAGCCAGAATCTTCTGGTGATTCCCGAGGGGACGCGGAACAGCGTCGTCTACGCGATGGTCGACAAGCGGCTGAGCCTCACCAAGGGCACGACCGAGAGCGTCGCCAAGTCTAAGAAGTCCGACCTGGGCCTGCCCGACTGGGCGAGCAAGAGCAAGGACATCAAGGACCCACTGGAAGGATTCCTCTATCCAGCCGCGTATCCGGTGACGAAGGAGACCAAGCCGGAGACACTTCTCAAGAAGATGGTCTCGCGGTCCAACGAGGAGTACGACAAGCTCGACCTTGCCGGTGCAGCCAAGAAGCACAACCTGAACGGCCCCTGGGAAATGCTCACGGCAGCCAGCCTCGTCCAGGCCGAAGGCAAGACGCACGATGACTTCCGGAAGATGGCGGAAGTCATTTACAACCGTCTCAAGCCGACGAATACGGAGACGAACCAGTACCTTCAGTTCGACTCCTCGTTCAATTACTTGAACAAGCAGAGCAAGATCAATATCACCCTGGAAGAGATCCGGAAGAACAAGGATCCGTACAACACGTACACCAGGCAGGGTCTTACTCCCGGCCCCATCGGGAATCCCGGAAACGAAGCCCTCGCTGCCGCCCTGAACCCGACCAAGGACGGCTGGATCTACTTCGTGGCCACCGATGGTGAGCGCAAGACCGAGTTTGCCAAGACCTACAAAGAGTTCCTGAAGCTCAAGGAAAAGTTTGATGCCCTCGACTGA